Genomic segment of bacterium:
AAGGGTGTGATGCCGGGCCGGCGCGTCGCGCGTCTCTTCCGTGGAGAGTAAGGCCGGCCCTTGCAATCGTGCCAGCATCGCTGCCGGCGACAAGACGCGACTGCGGGCCGCCGCGATCTGGATGGCCAGGGGCATCCCGGCGAGCCGGTGCAGCAGTTCGGCGAGCGCCTGGGCGTCCGCGGGCGTGGGGGCAAAATCGGGCTGGACCAACCTGGCCCGCTCCAAAAAGAGCTCCGCGCTCGCTGCTCGGGCGACGCTCTCCGGGCTCGGCCGGGCGAGATCGGGCAACGCGAGTCCCGGCAAGATCATCACGTGCTCCAGCCGGAGATTCAGCGGCTCGCGGCTGGTGGTGAGCACTTTCAGGTGCGGGCAGGTGGCCACCAACTCGCCGACCCACAGCGCGGCGGGCAAAACGTGCTCGAAGTTATCCAGGACGAGCAGAACGCGGCGGTGGTGCAAGCATGCGGTGACCCGCTCCCGGGAGGAATGGGCCTTGGTTTCTCCGAGCTGCAACGCCTGGGCAATCGCGGCGTGAATGTGCGTGGGGTCCTGGATCGGCACCAGATCGACAAACCAGACGCCACCAGGAAAAGCCGACTCTACACTGCGGGCCGCGGCGACCGCCAGCCGCGTCTTCCCGACACCACCCGGACCCGTCAAGGTCAGGAGACGCACCGTATCGCCGAGGAGGTGCTGGCGGACAACCTCCAGTTCGCGGTCGCGGCCGATCAGAGGCGTCGGGTCAGACAGAAGCGGAACGCGCTGGCTCCCCGAGTCCTCGGTGGCCGTCCTCCGAGGCGCGCGATGAGATTCTCGACGTGGCTTGGGCATCCATAGCTCCCCAAGGGAGCGAGGGGAGACCGGCACACAATCCCGGGAAACACCGGTCCATCCCAAGGACGAAATGGCCGGGGGCGAACCACCGCGAACCACCGGGAATGAGTCCCAAGCACAATCCTAGCAAACGACACGGCCGGATGTAAAATAAGATCCCCGTGGCGGCGGGTGCCACCCGCCCATCTGGCCCTTTTGGACGGTCCCAATTGCCCGATCGGACGACTAGCCGCCGTCCTTCGACTATGCCAGGCTACAGGTGGAGCGAACAAGGTGCTGGAGGCAGCTCACGTGTCATTGCCCGATACGTAGAGGAGCGTGCTGCAATGGAGAGCGTGGGGATTTTGAAGGCGACGAAACCGGGATCCGACGGCGCGGCCGTCGCCGGCCCATCCTGGGGCGATCCAATGCACAATGCCCCGAGCCCGGCGGATCGAGCCCGATTCGAGCAGGTGATCGGGGAGCAGTTGGATGGACTCTACCGCTCCGCCCGCCGCCTCACGCGGAACCAGGCCGCGGCCGAAGATCTGGTGCAGGAAGTCATGCTCAAGTCCTGGCGGTCCTTCCACACGTTTCAAGAGGGCACCCGCGTCCGGGCGTGGCTCCATCGCATCCTGATGAACGCGTTTTTCGATGCCCATCGCAAGCAGACCCGGGAACCAGAAGTCGTGGAGCAGAACGATATCGACGACTTCTACTTCTACGACAAAGCAAGCGAGGGCGCGGCGCGGCGTGAGGCGGGCAACCCCGAGGCCCTGCTCGATCAGATCATGGACACCGAGGTGCTCCGCAGCCTCGATGCGCTGCCGGTGCACTACCGATCCGCGATCCTCCTGGCCGATGTGGAAGGGTTCAGCCACAAGGAAATCGCAGACATCCTGAGTATCCCCCCAGGGACGGTCATGTCGCGGCTCTTCCGCGGACGGCACCTCCTGCAACGGGAGTTGTGGGAGTTTGCCAAGAACCGGCACCTTGTCAGCGGAGACGCACATTGAAGAGCGCACGATGGCTCAATCCGCCGATATCGTGAGCGTCGAACACCGCGAAGACGGAGCGGCTCGTATGGTCAGAACCACCCTTGCCGCCGCGGCTGCCGAAGTCGCCCGCCGTGACAGGGTCATGGCCAGACTCATGAAGACGACCGGTCCCTTCCGCCTGCCGCGGCCGACCAAGGACCACTTCGCAGCTCTCGCCGAGAGCATCCTCTACCAGCAACTGGCCGGAGCCGCGGCGGCCGCGATCCACCGACGATTCGTGGCGCTCTTCGACGGTGACCTCTCTCCCGAAGCCGTCCTGGCCCTTCGTCCCAAGAAGCTTCGGGCCGCCGGGCTCTCGGGGAGCAAGGTCGCATCCATCCGAGATCTCGCAGCGAAGGTCGCCGACGGAACCGTCCCCCTTCATCGCATCGGCAGGCTCCCCGACGAGGAGATCATCACGCAGCTGTCGGTTGTCCGGGGCATCGGGCGGTGGACCGCCGAGATGTTCCTGATCTTCCAACTGCGCCGGCTTGACGTGTGGCCGGTCGAGGACTATGGAATTCGCAAGGGCTACTCGCTGGCCTACGGCCTGCGGAACCTCCTGACGCCGAAGCAGCTCCAGGTCAAGGGCGAACGGTTCCGGCCCTACAGGACGGTGGCAGCCTGGTATTGCTGGCGGGCCGTCCACGAACAACGAAAACCGCGCCGGTGACCATCTTCCGGCCACACAGCATTGGGTCGGTGCTCACTTGATCCCCGTCGTGGCGATTCCTTCGGTCAGCAACCTCTGAAAGGGCAGGAAAATAATAAAGATCGGAACCAGGCTCAGCACCGACATGGCGAACAGCGGGCCCCATTGGGACGCTTCGTTGAAATCGAGAAAGAGATTGAGGCCCAGGGGTACCGTGTACATGGCGGGCTTCGTCAAGTAGAGCAATGGTCCCAAAAAGTCGTTCCACGAGGTGATGAATGTGAAGATGCCCGTGGTCGCCATCGCGGGCACGGACAGCGGAGCCACGATGCGCAAGAACAGCTGCCAATGCCCGCACCCGTCGATGATCGCCGCCTCGTCCAGCTCCCTCGGCACCCCGCGGATGAACTGAACGATCAGGAAGACGAAGAACCCGTCGACCGCCAAGAGGCGCGGCACCACCAACGGCAGGTACGTGTCCAGCCATCGGAAATGCAGGAAGAGAATGTACTGGGGAATGATCAGCACCTGGTGAGGCAGCATGATGGTCAACAGCATGATCGCGAAGAGGACGGCTCGAAACCGGAACCGCAACCTCGCGAACGCATACGCCGCCAGCGTGCACGAGCAGACGTTCCCGATAACGGCCAAGCCGGCGATGATCAGGGAGTTCGCGAACAGCCGGGTGAAGGACAGGTTCTGGAGCGGATACCAGCCGCGTTGGTAGTTAGAAAAAGTCCAGGAGGTCGGCAGCAATCCGGCGTTGACGAAGATCTGAGCGCTGGGCTCGAACGAAGCGCCTATCATCCAGAATAACGGATAGAGCATCACAATCAGTAGGGCGATCAGCAGCACCTGGCGGGCCCCCACCCCCAGAACGCTTTGCTTCCAGGCGGTGCCGGGCAGGCGTCCCTCGTGGATCGCGGCGATGTCCATGCTGCCTACCCTTGGTCTCCGTAGTACACCCAGTACCGCGCGCTGAGGAATGCTCCCCCTGTCAGGGCGGCGATCACGATCACCAGGACCCATGCCATGGCTGCAGCGTAGCCCATATTGTAGTGCACGAACCCTTGCTGATAGAGATAGAGGGCGTATAGGAGCATCGAACCGGCAGGTCCCCCCGTGCCGTTGCTCACCACGTAGGCGGGAGTGAAGACCTGGAATGCCCGGATCAATCCCAAGACCGCGTTGAAGAAGATCACCGGCGACAGCATGGGAATAGTAATGTGCCAGAACCGTCGCCACCAGCGGGCGCCGTCTACCGCCGCGGCGTCATACAGGCTCTCCGGGATCTGGCGAAGGCCGGCCAGGAAAATGATCATGGTAGCCCCGAACTGCCAGACATTCAGCGCCACCAGCGTGTACAGCGCGGTGCTCGGGCTGCCGATCCAACTCTGCCCCCGGATGTGGACCAGCGCGAGTATCTGGTTGAGCATGCCGCCGATGCCAAACACCTGCCTCCACAGGACGGCGATGGCCACGCTCCCGCCGAGCAGGGAGGGCAGATAGAACAGCGCCCGGTACAGGGTCAGGCCGCGCAGCCCACGGTTCAGCAGCAGCGCCAGCGCCAGCGAGATCACGAGAACGGAGGGAACCGAAACGACGACGTAGAGGACCGTCACGCCGAGCGATTGCATGAAGCTGGGATCACCCGACACCATCCGCTGATAGTTCGCGATCCCCGCCCATCTGGGGGTGGACAACAGGTCATAGCGAGTAAACGACAGGGCGAGCGATGCGAGGAGCGGGCCGAGGGTGATCCCCACCAGCCCGAGTAGCCACGGAGCCAAGAACACATACGCGACGAGGTCATCCCGACGACGCGCTCCCGCCCTGCCCCGCCGGCGCGGTCTCGCCGACGCCACCGCCGACTCAAGCTCGACCGCTATATCCGCCCCCCGCCCAGCCGATGCCACCGGTCTCCACCCACCTGGACCCCTCGGCGTGAGGAGCCCGTCTGCCTAGCTCGTGGCTGCGTTGGCCTGGGAGAAGAAAGCGTCGACGGCGGACTCGACGGTCGCCTTCCCGAAGGCCACGTTCGAATAGTTATTCGCGATGGCTTGGACGACCGCGGTGTAATTAGGCGGGAAGTCGACGATGGTGGGCCTGCCGGCGATCACTCCTTTGATGAACTGAAGGTACTCCTTCGTGGCCGGCGACCCTGCGCCGGTCTCGGCAATCTGAGCGTCCAGCAGCTTAGTCACGGTCACCGCGCCGTTGCTCGAGGCATAGGCCTTCGCACCGTCGGGGTCATTGGTGAAGAAATTGATCCAGGCCGCGGCGGCGGGAATATTGGTGCAGTTGGCCGCGATGGATAAGCCGTTATTCACGAGCACCTGACCGTTGCCGCTGGGGCGCCGTGGAAAGGCGGCCAGCCTGAGCGTCCCCTTGCCGCTTGCCGTGAGCGGCGCCTGAATTGCGGGCAGCTGGTTTGCCGGCCGCTGGTCGAACATCACTTTCCCGAGTGTGATGTACCCCTGCTGGTTGTCGGTCGGCTCTTCCTGCATCATGGCCGCCGGGACCGTGGCACCCGCCTTGCGGAGCGTCTCCCACCAGTTCCAGTACTGCACCATCAGCTCTTTTGAGAAACCCAGCTTCCCACTCTTGGAAAAGACGGGCTGGCCGTGAGAAGACACCCACGCCCACCACTCGGCGTCGCCGCCGCCGCGCAGATCGCCGGCGTACACACCGGCCGGCATCTTGTCTTTTGCGTCCAAAAGCCACTTCTGCAGCTGCTCCCACGTCATGTCCGGTGGCAGTGGCGCCAGGCCTGCCTTCTCCGCTATGGAAGCGTTGTATATCCAGTTGTTGGTAGCCGAGCCGGTAGGCACCATATACAGCTTGCCATCCCGCCCCCTACCGGAGTCGACGAGGACTTTGGGCATCCCAGACACGTCAATCGCGCCTGACTGGACCAGGTCATCGAGCGGCCGGAGGACATTCCGTGTGGCATACACGGCCAAGTACCGGACCTGCATCTGAGGCACATCCGGAAGATTGCGTGCGGCGGCCTCGACGGTGAGCTTCTGCCAGTAGGTGTTAAAGTCACCCACCGGCTGTCCCTGGATTTTCGCCTTGGGGTACTTCTGCTCGAATAGCGCCATGACCGCCTGCGTCTTCTGGCTCCGCTCCCCGGTTCCCCACCAGGTGAAGCTGATCTCCCCCTCAACCGGCCCCTTCCCGGCCGCCGGCCCGGCGTTCGCGCTCTGCGCACTCACGGCCTCGAGGAGCGACGCCAGCCCACCGCTCGATGCCAGCACGGTCGCCCCCTTGCCCGCCAGAGCGAGGAAGTCACGCCGGCTCCGGGGTGTCCCGATCGAAGGACCGTCAGAATCGGCTGAGATGAATGCATCCATCGCGATCACCTCCCCCGAGAATCTCATCTGATCCCTAAGTGTGCGCCCGTCTCACAAGCCTTCATAGAAGGCTTCCATCTCTTCCACCGCCACGGTCTCGTCCAGCGGCATCCCCAAACGCTGATAGAGCTGGCGCCGCTTCATCGCATCGGCGATCAAGATGCTTTTGGCGATCCGGACCACCTCATCCGCCACCTCTACGGGAACGACGACGCAGCCGTCGCCATCACATCCGATGATATCGCCCGGACGAACAAGGACACCGCCACACGCAACCGGCTCGTTCACTCCGGCAAAGGTCACGCGTCCTGGGATGATGGTCCGGCCCCGTCCGCGACAGGCGACGGGGGTCTTCTGCAAGATCAGCTCATCTGTATCCCGCGCGTAGCCGTCCGTGACCACCCCCACCGCGCCCTTGGCGGTGATGTCCAGCGCGTTGTTCGAACCCCAGATGCCGGTCTCGGGGCATCCCTCTGTCGCAGTCACGACGACGCAGCCTGATCTGACGGCGCTCGCGATCTCCAGGCGTCCGTGCTCGGCAAACCAGATCGCGTGCGACCGTGCCGTCAAGGCATCGGTGGCTGAAAGACTCGGCATACGCACGTTGGCCGGCAGCGCACGCAGCGTGACAGCCGGGCCCCAGAACCGCATACCCTGCCAGAGGGGCCTGATGCGCTCGTCCATCAGCGTCAAGTCCTGTCTGCCCACCGAATCGAGTGCGTCGACCACATCGGTCGTCCGGAGGTACTTGAATCTGCCGGCCAGTGCGTAGGTGTCGGTCATTCCCTGCTCCGCCTCCTATCTGGTTGGGTGGGTACCGCCGCCCCACATGATCACGGCGGTGGGTTGACCGTTGAACGAGCGCATGATGTACTTTGAATCATGCGGGTGACTATCCTCCTCAGGAACGCCGACCGGGCGATGGAACCCGGCGTGGTGGCCCACGGAGTACGTGGCTTAACCGCGACTGCGTGGCTGGATACGATGTAATTGACGAGAGTGGGAGGGAGCGCGCAGATGGATCCGGATCGACAGCGGTTGCTCAACCTGTACAAGGATCTCCGCGTGACGGATGTTGCCGACGGGCTTGACATGCTTGGCTATCAGGACATTGGACTCATGGATCCCGCGATCCGCCCTCTCGCTCGCGACACGGTGAGTTTCAAGCATCGTTTGGTAGGCTTCGCACACACGCTTCGGTACGTTCCGACCTCTCATCCGGTCACCGCACGTACTCCGGCCGAGATGAGAGAATTCATCCGTAGTTGGTATCGGGATCTGGCTCCGGGCCCACAGATGGAGATCCACACCGGCGACATCATTGTGATCGATGGGACGGACACACGCGTCGGCTTCGTAGGGTCCAACAATACCTTGGGGTGGATCGTGCGGGGCGCGTTTGGAGTCGTCACCAACGGTGGAGCACGCGATACCGACGAATTGATTAGACAAGGCTGCCGAGTGTACTCCGCGCGCATCGAGAAGACGATTCGGCCGGCCCGCCTTGAGTTCAATGCCGAGCAAGAACCGGTGAACTGCGGGGGTGTTCTCGTCAAGCCGGAGGACGTGGTGGTGGCGGACGGCGACGGCGTCGTCGTCGTGGCGCGCGGGTTGGCGGAGGAGGTTGCGAAGTACGCTCGAGAGGTAGCCGACGGCGACCGAGAAAAGCGGCGCGCTCTGTTCAAACAGGCCGGCCTAGCGGAGGACGATACCGTGATCCCCCTGTCGGAGATCAGCCGGCGGTAGCGAATGGATACATAGCCTTCCACGCGGCCTGGCTGCGCTCGCGATCGTTGTGGGCTTCATCGTCTCATAATCGGGACGCACGCGGTACACGTGTCTTCGCCGGCGGATCAACGGAAGGATGTGATCTGAGGAGGAGGCCCGATGAATCCAGATGTGCAACAGGTGCTCGATCGCGTCGAACCTGCCGCCATCGTCGACTTTGCCAGTCAACTCATCCGCATCCCGAGCTTCAAAACCGAGGAAACGCCTTTGGCTCAGTGGTTGGCCGATTACTTCTCGACGCGCGGCTATCAGGTTGAGCTTCAGGAGGTGGAGCCAGGACGGTACCAGACGATAGCCACTTTGAAGGGAAGCGGTGGGGGCAAGAGCCTCATGTTTAACGGCCATATGGACATCGATCCTCTGGCCATGGGATGGAAGCGCGACCCCTGGACTCCCTTCGTGGAAGGCGACCGCCTCTACGGTGCGGGCATATTCAACATGAAGGGCGGCGACGCCTCGATGATCATGGCGGCTGAGGCCATCCGTCGATCGGGGATGAAACTCAAAGGGGATCTCGTGCTCGCCTGTGTGGTTGGCGAGTTGCAAGGCGGGATCGGTACGGTGCATTTGCTGGACAAGGGGTTACGAACGGATATGGCTGTAGTGCCTGAGCCTTACGGTGCGCACAATGTTATTAGCACTCATGCCGGTGTTGTTGAGATGGCCATATCGACTATTGGTTTCTCGCAGCACATAAGTAAAAAGCAGCATGCGGTCGATGCGATCGCGAAGATGATGACGGTGATCCCGGCCTTACAACGTGTCAGGTTTCGCTTTTCGCCGCGCGCGGATCTGCCGGATCTCCCTCTCTTGAGTGTCGGATGCATCATTGGAGGACGAGGGCGCGATCATGACCTCAAGGGACCCAACTACACGTGCGATTATTGCACGATCTTGATCGACGTCCGCTTCTTGCCCAGCCAGACCTCTGAGACAGTCCTGGAGGATGTCCGGAAGGTGCTCGACGCTCTCCAGGCGGAGGACCCAGATTTCGCCTATGAGATTGTGATGCCACCCCCTGGAAAGTTCAAAGCCCTGCGGGTGATCATGGAGCCTACCGACGTTCCTCATGATGAGTATATCGTCCAGTCGATCGCTCGACATTACCGTGAGGTCACGGGGGATGTCCCGCGAACAGTCGGGACCATCCTGCCCCTTTCATATGGAGGGGATGACACCTGCCACCTCTGGCGTGCGGGAATTCCTTGCGTACTGTACGGTCCCGAAGGGGTCGAAGGAACGAGGGAAGAACCGGACAACTGCATTTTCATCAGCGAAATGGTCCTCGCGACGAAGGTGCTCGCCTTGACGGCGGTTGATGTGTGTAACGCACCCGTTGCCAAATAGCGCTGCAGGAAACGCGGGAACGCGGAAGGAACCAGGACACTTGTATTTTGTCAGGGACAGTGTGCGTGCGATAGGAGTCTGAGCCCTCACGATCGGTTTCGTCATGTAGGCCAACTTGCGCGTAAGGGGGGAGTGGCCGATGACGACTGACGAACTGGTCCGGCAGTATAAGGCTGGGCAGATAACCCGGCGGGAATTGGTACGGGATTTGATGCTGCTGGGGTTATCCGGCTCGAGCATAGGCGCTGTGCTGGTCGGAGACACTGTTGCCGCCTCCCAGCTGAAGGCGGCAAGCCCTCCTCGGCCTAAACGCGGGGGAACGGTCGTCGTGGGCGTCTATCAGGAAGCCAACAGCCTCAACTGGCTTCTGACCGGCGGACCTTTTTCCTTCGCTACGATGGAGTTGTTCCCCATGTTTGAGCCGATGCTGCGAGTCAACACCAAGGGAGAGCTGGAACCCGCGCTGCTTGCCGAGGTGCCGACGTTGAAGAATCACGGTATCTCGGCCGACGGCCTCACCTACACGCTGCGCCTGCGACCTGGCCTGAAGTGGGCGGACGGCCATCCCTGCACCATGAGGGATTGGGCATTCACCTGGAAGTGGATCATGAATCCAAAGAACGGAGCTCAGATCACCTCTGGTTGGAACAAGATTGCAAGTATCCAGGTGAAGAACGATATTACCGCGATCGTCAAACTGCACGAGCTGTACGTGCCGTTTCTTGCAGACGTGTTGCCTGATTTGCCCATGCTTCCGGAGCATGTCCAGAGCACGATGACCACTCAGGCATTTGGACGTAAGCCCGTAGGGAACGGACCGTTCAAATTTGTTGAATGGGTCTCGGGTGACCACATTACCATGGAACGAAACCCACTGTACTGGCGCGAACCCAAGGCTTGGTTGGACAGAATTATCTTTAAAGTCGTCCCCGACCGTAATACGGTCATCGCTCAGGCAAAAACGGGGGATATTGACATCGGCGCGGACTATACCGAAGCTCAGATTCCAGAGATGTCCACTGTCCCCAGCGTGACCCTCTCGATTACCCATCCCCCCATCTATGAACGTTACCATTTCACAATGGTGACGGCCGAGGATATTAAGAAGCCGCATCCTATTTTCGGAGACATACGAGTACGCAAGGCGGTGACCCTGGCCATTGACCGCCAGACCATCATCAACAAGATCCTGTTCGGGAAAACCAAGATCGCCAAGAACGAGCTAGACAATACTCCGTATGAGAATACGGCCATCACACCAGATCCCTTCGACCCGCGACAGGCGATGGCGCTCTTGGATGAAGCCGGCTGGAAGCCAGGCCCTGATGGCATGAGGGCGAAGGGTGGTGTACGCCTCAGCGTTACTCACGGCACCACCGCCGGCAATCAGACCCGCGAGACAATCCAGGCTCTTGTCCAGGCGAATCTCAAAGATGTCGGGATTGAAATGAAGATTGCGAATGCGCCCGCTTCGACTTTTTTCGGCAGCTTCGCCGAGGGAGGGGGGGCGTGGTCGCGAAAGCTGGACATGGTGGGATTCACCGACGGCCTGCAGACTACGGATCCAAACATACGGCTCGATTGGCACAGCGAGGAGATACCGACGAAAGAACACCCCCACGGGAACAATGCAAGCGGACTGGCCGATCCAGCGCTTGATAAACTGTTGGATGCCCAACTTAAAGAACTCGATGATGCCAAACG
This window contains:
- a CDS encoding RraA family protein codes for the protein MDPDRQRLLNLYKDLRVTDVADGLDMLGYQDIGLMDPAIRPLARDTVSFKHRLVGFAHTLRYVPTSHPVTARTPAEMREFIRSWYRDLAPGPQMEIHTGDIIVIDGTDTRVGFVGSNNTLGWIVRGAFGVVTNGGARDTDELIRQGCRVYSARIEKTIRPARLEFNAEQEPVNCGGVLVKPEDVVVADGDGVVVVARGLAEEVAKYAREVADGDREKRRALFKQAGLAEDDTVIPLSEISRR
- a CDS encoding carbohydrate ABC transporter permease, producing the protein MDIAAIHEGRLPGTAWKQSVLGVGARQVLLIALLIVMLYPLFWMIGASFEPSAQIFVNAGLLPTSWTFSNYQRGWYPLQNLSFTRLFANSLIIAGLAVIGNVCSCTLAAYAFARLRFRFRAVLFAIMLLTIMLPHQVLIIPQYILFLHFRWLDTYLPLVVPRLLAVDGFFVFLIVQFIRGVPRELDEAAIIDGCGHWQLFLRIVAPLSVPAMATTGIFTFITSWNDFLGPLLYLTKPAMYTVPLGLNLFLDFNEASQWGPLFAMSVLSLVPIFIIFLPFQRLLTEGIATTGIK
- a CDS encoding RraA family protein, whose translation is MVDALDSVGRQDLTLMDERIRPLWQGMRFWGPAVTLRALPANVRMPSLSATDALTARSHAIWFAEHGRLEIASAVRSGCVVVTATEGCPETGIWGSNNALDITAKGAVGVVTDGYARDTDELILQKTPVACRGRGRTIIPGRVTFAGVNEPVACGGVLVRPGDIIGCDGDGCVVVPVEVADEVVRIAKSILIADAMKRRQLYQRLGMPLDETVAVEEMEAFYEGL
- a CDS encoding DNA-3-methyladenine glycosylase 2 family protein; this encodes MVRTTLAAAAAEVARRDRVMARLMKTTGPFRLPRPTKDHFAALAESILYQQLAGAAAAAIHRRFVALFDGDLSPEAVLALRPKKLRAAGLSGSKVASIRDLAAKVADGTVPLHRIGRLPDEEIITQLSVVRGIGRWTAEMFLIFQLRRLDVWPVEDYGIRKGYSLAYGLRNLLTPKQLQVKGERFRPYRTVAAWYCWRAVHEQRKPRR
- a CDS encoding sugar ABC transporter permease, translating into MASAGRGADIAVELESAVASARPRRRGRAGARRRDDLVAYVFLAPWLLGLVGITLGPLLASLALSFTRYDLLSTPRWAGIANYQRMVSGDPSFMQSLGVTVLYVVVSVPSVLVISLALALLLNRGLRGLTLYRALFYLPSLLGGSVAIAVLWRQVFGIGGMLNQILALVHIRGQSWIGSPSTALYTLVALNVWQFGATMIIFLAGLRQIPESLYDAAAVDGARWWRRFWHITIPMLSPVIFFNAVLGLIRAFQVFTPAYVVSNGTGGPAGSMLLYALYLYQQGFVHYNMGYAAAMAWVLVIVIAALTGGAFLSARYWVYYGDQG
- a CDS encoding peptide ABC transporter substrate-binding protein, giving the protein MTTDELVRQYKAGQITRRELVRDLMLLGLSGSSIGAVLVGDTVAASQLKAASPPRPKRGGTVVVGVYQEANSLNWLLTGGPFSFATMELFPMFEPMLRVNTKGELEPALLAEVPTLKNHGISADGLTYTLRLRPGLKWADGHPCTMRDWAFTWKWIMNPKNGAQITSGWNKIASIQVKNDITAIVKLHELYVPFLADVLPDLPMLPEHVQSTMTTQAFGRKPVGNGPFKFVEWVSGDHITMERNPLYWREPKAWLDRIIFKVVPDRNTVIAQAKTGDIDIGADYTEAQIPEMSTVPSVTLSITHPPIYERYHFTMVTAEDIKKPHPIFGDIRVRKAVTLAIDRQTIINKILFGKTKIAKNELDNTPYENTAITPDPFDPRQAMALLDEAGWKPGPDGMRAKGGVRLSVTHGTTAGNQTRETIQALVQANLKDVGIEMKIANAPASTFFGSFAEGGGAWSRKLDMVGFTDGLQTTDPNIRLDWHSEEIPTKEHPHGNNASGLADPALDKLLDAQLKELDDAKRKELLLKAQKIIHDDYPMVPMYDRSNINTIHKRTHGVHPTDFAGITGVCWNTEQWWVE
- a CDS encoding extracellular solute-binding protein, whose amino-acid sequence is MDAFISADSDGPSIGTPRSRRDFLALAGKGATVLASSGGLASLLEAVSAQSANAGPAAGKGPVEGEISFTWWGTGERSQKTQAVMALFEQKYPKAKIQGQPVGDFNTYWQKLTVEAAARNLPDVPQMQVRYLAVYATRNVLRPLDDLVQSGAIDVSGMPKVLVDSGRGRDGKLYMVPTGSATNNWIYNASIAEKAGLAPLPPDMTWEQLQKWLLDAKDKMPAGVYAGDLRGGGDAEWWAWVSSHGQPVFSKSGKLGFSKELMVQYWNWWETLRKAGATVPAAMMQEEPTDNQQGYITLGKVMFDQRPANQLPAIQAPLTASGKGTLRLAAFPRRPSGNGQVLVNNGLSIAANCTNIPAAAAWINFFTNDPDGAKAYASSNGAVTVTKLLDAQIAETGAGSPATKEYLQFIKGVIAGRPTIVDFPPNYTAVVQAIANNYSNVAFGKATVESAVDAFFSQANAATS
- a CDS encoding NB-ARC domain-containing protein — protein: MPKPRRESHRAPRRTATEDSGSQRVPLLSDPTPLIGRDRELEVVRQHLLGDTVRLLTLTGPGGVGKTRLAVAAARSVESAFPGGVWFVDLVPIQDPTHIHAAIAQALQLGETKAHSSRERVTACLHHRRVLLVLDNFEHVLPAALWVGELVATCPHLKVLTTSREPLNLRLEHVMILPGLALPDLARPSPESVARAASAELFLERARLVQPDFAPTPADAQALAELLHRLAGMPLAIQIAAARSRVLSPAAMLARLQGPALLSTEETRDAPARHHTL
- a CDS encoding M20/M25/M40 family metallo-hydrolase → MNPDVQQVLDRVEPAAIVDFASQLIRIPSFKTEETPLAQWLADYFSTRGYQVELQEVEPGRYQTIATLKGSGGGKSLMFNGHMDIDPLAMGWKRDPWTPFVEGDRLYGAGIFNMKGGDASMIMAAEAIRRSGMKLKGDLVLACVVGELQGGIGTVHLLDKGLRTDMAVVPEPYGAHNVISTHAGVVEMAISTIGFSQHISKKQHAVDAIAKMMTVIPALQRVRFRFSPRADLPDLPLLSVGCIIGGRGRDHDLKGPNYTCDYCTILIDVRFLPSQTSETVLEDVRKVLDALQAEDPDFAYEIVMPPPGKFKALRVIMEPTDVPHDEYIVQSIARHYREVTGDVPRTVGTILPLSYGGDDTCHLWRAGIPCVLYGPEGVEGTREEPDNCIFISEMVLATKVLALTAVDVCNAPVAK
- a CDS encoding sigma-70 family RNA polymerase sigma factor; translation: MESVGILKATKPGSDGAAVAGPSWGDPMHNAPSPADRARFEQVIGEQLDGLYRSARRLTRNQAAAEDLVQEVMLKSWRSFHTFQEGTRVRAWLHRILMNAFFDAHRKQTREPEVVEQNDIDDFYFYDKASEGAARREAGNPEALLDQIMDTEVLRSLDALPVHYRSAILLADVEGFSHKEIADILSIPPGTVMSRLFRGRHLLQRELWEFAKNRHLVSGDAH